The Thomasclavelia ramosa DSM 1402 genome includes a region encoding these proteins:
- a CDS encoding cation-translocating P-type ATPase: MNINEDNELNNYQIMYVTPVEAYTLMESSMDGLSEEQVSHRLKKYGKNEISKKKQSSMFKKLISNFTSLMALLLWGGGLLAILSGTVELGISIFCVNLINGFFSFFQEFKAEKATSALQKMMPSYARVVRDGKEVKIFAEDIVPGDIMILEEGDRICGDARILRCSDFQVDQSTLTGESNPIRKNYEALQEKVSYLEAENMIFTGTTVASGTCHCVVVATGMDSEFGKIANLTQNTEKSLSPLQKELNVLTKQIAIIALSVGIVFMLIAVFVIKDPLLESFIFSLGMIVAFIPEGLLPAVTLSLALSVQRMAKDNALVKKLSAVETLGCTNVICSDKTGTLTQNEMTVNHLWTLDSQMDVSGEGYVPNGKIYVDEQEITAKKSNVLRLLLSGAVLCSNAKLVPPQNKSVNPRYTVLGDPTEACLEVVAKKAEIDLDKLNSQYPRILELPFESRRKRMTTIHQLKDSFEGNQRIAFVKGSPKEVMELCNRCFKGSKACPISEEDRINIMKANDMYAREGLRVLAVAYRTIAHNDKKLPSSIREYTPELIEQDLTFLGLIAMQDPPRSEVKEAVELCHSAGIKIVMITGDYGLTAESIARKIGIIKSDTARIVSGTELSKMNDQELKNVLEGEVVFARMAPDQKYRIVCALQEMGNIVAVTGDGVNDSPALKKADIGVAMGITGTDVAKEAADMILTDDNFASIVRAIEEGRAVYNNIRKFLRYIFDSNTPEAAAPALYLLSGGLVPMPLTIMQILTIDIGTDMIPALGLGAEHPEDNIMNQPPRRIDERLLNKKVILVGFIWYGLIITLFALGGYFLVNYLNGWPHNPLAPEGTALYNEATTMMLVGVVFSQMGMVMNNRTEKESVFKRGIFSNHYINLGLVVEFVILLAVVYIPFLNGIFNTAPIGLIEWLYALPIPFIVFGIEELRKKILRNKDK, from the coding sequence ATGAATATTAATGAAGATAATGAATTGAATAATTATCAAATAATGTATGTGACCCCGGTTGAGGCCTATACCTTAATGGAAAGTAGTATGGACGGTTTATCTGAAGAACAGGTATCACATCGTCTCAAAAAGTATGGTAAGAATGAGATTTCCAAAAAGAAACAAAGTTCAATGTTTAAAAAACTAATTTCTAATTTTACTAGTCTAATGGCATTACTATTATGGGGTGGAGGATTACTAGCTATCCTTTCTGGAACAGTCGAATTAGGAATATCGATTTTCTGTGTCAATCTAATTAATGGCTTCTTTTCTTTCTTCCAAGAATTTAAAGCAGAAAAAGCAACTAGTGCGTTGCAAAAGATGATGCCATCTTATGCCCGAGTAGTACGTGATGGTAAAGAAGTAAAAATATTTGCTGAGGACATTGTTCCTGGTGATATAATGATTTTAGAAGAAGGTGACCGAATTTGTGGGGATGCTAGAATCTTACGTTGTAGTGATTTCCAAGTAGATCAATCAACTTTGACAGGTGAAAGTAATCCAATTAGAAAGAATTATGAGGCACTGCAAGAAAAAGTTTCATACTTAGAAGCTGAAAATATGATCTTTACCGGTACTACTGTTGCTTCTGGTACTTGCCACTGTGTTGTTGTTGCAACTGGAATGGATAGTGAATTTGGGAAAATTGCTAATTTAACTCAAAATACTGAAAAAAGCTTATCTCCATTACAAAAAGAACTTAATGTTCTAACTAAACAAATTGCAATTATTGCATTAAGTGTTGGAATCGTGTTTATGCTGATTGCTGTATTTGTAATTAAGGATCCCTTATTGGAGTCATTTATTTTTTCTTTAGGAATGATTGTTGCTTTTATTCCTGAAGGTCTTTTACCCGCTGTTACGTTATCACTTGCTTTATCTGTTCAACGAATGGCTAAAGATAACGCTTTAGTAAAGAAACTATCAGCCGTAGAAACTTTAGGATGTACAAATGTTATCTGTTCTGATAAAACTGGTACTTTAACTCAAAATGAAATGACGGTTAATCATCTTTGGACTCTTGATAGTCAAATGGATGTCAGCGGCGAAGGATATGTTCCAAATGGAAAAATCTATGTTGATGAACAAGAAATTACCGCAAAGAAAAGTAATGTTTTAAGACTATTATTAAGTGGTGCGGTACTTTGTTCAAACGCTAAGTTAGTACCACCACAAAATAAGAGTGTTAATCCACGTTATACAGTTTTAGGTGACCCTACTGAAGCATGTTTAGAAGTTGTAGCTAAAAAAGCTGAAATTGATCTTGATAAATTGAATAGTCAATATCCACGAATTTTAGAATTACCTTTTGAATCTCGACGGAAGCGAATGACAACGATCCATCAATTAAAAGACTCTTTTGAAGGCAATCAGAGAATTGCATTTGTAAAAGGGTCTCCAAAAGAAGTTATGGAATTATGTAATCGTTGTTTTAAAGGCAGTAAAGCCTGTCCAATCAGTGAAGAAGACCGCATCAATATTATGAAAGCAAACGATATGTATGCTCGTGAAGGGTTGCGAGTTTTAGCAGTAGCCTATCGTACTATTGCTCATAATGATAAAAAACTTCCTAGTTCAATTCGCGAATATACACCTGAATTAATTGAACAAGATCTAACTTTTTTAGGCTTGATTGCAATGCAGGACCCTCCACGAAGTGAAGTCAAAGAAGCTGTGGAATTATGCCATAGTGCCGGAATTAAAATCGTTATGATTACCGGAGATTATGGTTTAACAGCAGAAAGTATTGCTCGCAAAATTGGGATTATTAAAAGCGATACCGCTCGAATAGTTTCTGGAACAGAATTAAGCAAAATGAATGATCAAGAACTTAAAAACGTTTTAGAAGGCGAAGTGGTCTTTGCTCGAATGGCACCAGATCAAAAATATCGTATTGTTTGTGCTTTACAAGAAATGGGAAATATTGTAGCTGTAACTGGTGATGGTGTTAATGACTCTCCGGCTCTAAAAAAAGCGGATATTGGTGTTGCTATGGGAATAACTGGTACCGATGTTGCTAAAGAGGCTGCTGACATGATTTTAACAGATGATAATTTTGCCTCAATTGTTCGTGCAATCGAAGAAGGTCGTGCTGTTTATAATAATATTCGTAAATTCTTACGTTATATTTTTGATAGCAACACCCCAGAAGCTGCTGCCCCTGCTCTATATTTGCTTAGTGGCGGTTTAGTCCCAATGCCCCTTACAATCATGCAAATTTTAACTATTGATATTGGAACTGATATGATTCCTGCGCTTGGTTTAGGGGCAGAACATCCTGAAGATAATATTATGAATCAGCCACCTCGTCGAATCGATGAAAGATTACTTAATAAAAAAGTAATTTTAGTAGGTTTTATTTGGTATGGCTTGATTATAACGCTATTTGCCTTAGGAGGATATTTCCTTGTAAACTATTTGAATGGTTGGCCTCATAATCCATTGGCTCCAGAAGGAACTGCGCTCTATAACGAAGCAACGACGATGATGCTAGTTGGGGTTGTTTTTTCACAGATGGGAATGGTCATGAACAACCGAACTGAAAAAGAATCAGTATTTAAACGCGGAATCTTCTCCAATCATTATATTAATTTAGGATTAGTTGTAGAGTTTGTTATTTTATTAGCCGTAGTCTATATTCCTTTTTTAAATGGTATCTTCAATACTGCGCCAATTGGGTTAATAGAATGGCTATATGCTTTGCCAATTCCTTTTATTGTTTTTGGAATTGAGGAATTAAGAAAGAAAATATTAAGAAATAAAGACAAATAG
- a CDS encoding TatD family hydrolase: MYFDTHCHLNSDELYEDHDVFVQKALDNNVTNMVVVGYDLKSSQIAIELAKQYEFVYAAVGIGPNDCLNTTKDQMNIIDKYLEEPCVVALGEIGLDYYWDSVPKEKQMEVFQWQMDLAKKHQKPVVIHCRDAYEDTYEVLKRNGHPGVMHCYSGSVEMAERFVKLGYYISLAGPVTFKNARVPKDVAATINLENLLIETDCPYLTPHPFRGKLNEPANVVYIAQEIAKLKNMEIENVASATTFNAKKLFGIK; the protein is encoded by the coding sequence ATGTACTTTGATACTCATTGTCACTTGAATAGTGATGAATTATATGAAGATCACGATGTGTTTGTTCAAAAAGCCCTAGATAACAATGTTACCAATATGGTTGTCGTAGGCTATGACTTAAAGTCGTCTCAAATTGCAATCGAATTAGCTAAACAATATGAGTTCGTATATGCTGCAGTTGGTATCGGACCAAACGATTGCTTAAACACAACAAAAGATCAAATGAACATCATCGACAAGTACTTAGAAGAACCTTGCGTAGTAGCACTCGGAGAAATTGGTCTCGATTATTATTGGGACAGTGTTCCTAAGGAAAAGCAGATGGAAGTATTTCAATGGCAGATGGACTTAGCTAAGAAGCACCAAAAGCCAGTTGTAATTCATTGTCGCGACGCCTATGAGGACACTTACGAAGTACTAAAACGGAATGGACATCCTGGAGTGATGCATTGTTATAGTGGCTCTGTTGAAATGGCAGAAAGATTTGTAAAACTTGGTTATTACATTTCTTTAGCGGGTCCGGTGACATTTAAGAATGCAAGAGTTCCAAAAGATGTGGCAGCAACTATTAACTTAGAGAATTTATTAATTGAAACTGACTGTCCTTATTTAACACCTCATCCATTTAGGGGAAAGTTAAATGAGCCTGCAAATGTTGTGTATATTGCCCAGGAAATAGCTAAGCTAAAGAACATGGAGATAGAAAACGTTGCAAGTGCGACAACGTTTAATGCCAAAAAACTTTTTGGTATTAAATAG
- a CDS encoding G5 domain-containing protein, translating into MKKIKEAIINADPRMKGLLVVMIAYIGIVATTLNAGATNQIDNYVETIDVKVQDGNQDQKDYLIRQASVSSVLDDLKISVNPQDILNLDLNYIVNKGDLIQITRVNQADIDEMITVESNTVNTTGLELFTTKVAQQGQNGQVKNTYRVTYENGNEVGRELIGSQVVSQATDTIIETGAVQEGAFFTGRLTTYGGDCAGGNGTSSTGIKLSPISGVQGSNSPKLTYNGRSYYCLAADPSIPFGTIIEITNHNLSIESTAYGIVVDRGGAIKGNKIDIFNGTEAGKYFTGGTSKNTQFKIISVGSGKNFWK; encoded by the coding sequence ATGAAAAAAATTAAAGAGGCTATTATTAATGCAGACCCCAGAATGAAAGGGTTACTTGTAGTAATGATTGCCTATATTGGAATTGTAGCGACAACATTAAATGCTGGAGCAACAAACCAAATTGATAACTACGTGGAAACAATTGATGTAAAAGTTCAAGATGGAAATCAAGACCAAAAGGACTATTTAATTAGACAAGCGTCAGTATCAAGTGTTCTTGATGATTTAAAAATCAGTGTAAATCCTCAAGATATTTTAAATTTAGATTTAAATTATATTGTAAATAAAGGTGATTTAATACAAATCACTCGAGTTAATCAAGCGGATATAGACGAGATGATTACAGTAGAATCAAATACGGTAAATACAACTGGATTAGAGTTATTTACTACGAAAGTTGCGCAACAAGGGCAAAACGGGCAAGTGAAAAACACTTACCGCGTAACTTATGAAAATGGTAACGAAGTAGGAAGAGAATTAATTGGTAGTCAGGTGGTATCACAAGCTACTGATACAATAATTGAAACAGGTGCAGTCCAAGAAGGAGCATTCTTTACTGGAAGACTGACTACTTATGGAGGCGACTGTGCTGGAGGAAATGGAACTTCATCAACCGGCATTAAATTAAGTCCGATTTCTGGAGTACAAGGATCAAACAGTCCTAAATTAACATATAATGGACGTTCATATTATTGCTTAGCTGCAGATCCTTCAATTCCTTTTGGAACAATTATTGAAATTACTAATCATAATTTAAGTATTGAATCAACTGCATATGGGATTGTTGTAGATCGTGGTGGTGCAATTAAAGGTAACAAGATTGATATCTTTAATGGGACTGAAGCTGGTAAATATTTTACTGGTGGAACATCAAAGAATACCCAATTTAAAATTATCTCAGTAGGAAGTGGAAAAAACTTCTGGAAATAA
- a CDS encoding AEC family transporter translates to MIDILIKAGGFILIIMLGFALKTKGVCTREHGSFLSTIIMNITLPCSLLSSINNLEITPILLVALACGFLGNVITNLSGYLIQKKESPMTRALSMINSSGYNIGTFTLPFVQSFFPSNLIGYVCLFDTGNALMCLGGTYSAASTVVANEEKQSFKTVAKKLFSSIPFCTYIILFFLSLFHIAIPTQILTVTSIAGNANAFLAMLMIGILLEIKLDLSQIRLIKKILLNRYAVTLGLSLFVYFILPIDLTVKKMIILCLCSPISAVAPVFSNRLGSRSPVPSAINSLSIIISIFIMTILILFMV, encoded by the coding sequence ATGATTGATATTTTAATTAAGGCCGGTGGCTTTATTTTAATTATTATGTTAGGATTTGCACTAAAGACAAAAGGGGTCTGTACCCGTGAACACGGAAGTTTTTTATCAACAATCATTATGAATATAACGCTTCCATGCTCATTACTTTCATCAATTAATAACCTTGAGATTACCCCCATCCTATTAGTAGCCCTTGCTTGTGGCTTCTTAGGCAATGTTATTACTAACCTTTCTGGTTACTTGATTCAAAAAAAAGAATCACCCATGACCAGAGCTCTATCGATGATCAACTCATCTGGCTATAATATCGGAACTTTTACTTTACCATTTGTTCAAAGTTTCTTTCCATCTAACTTGATTGGTTATGTTTGTCTTTTTGATACCGGCAATGCTTTAATGTGTTTAGGAGGTACTTATAGTGCTGCTAGTACAGTTGTAGCTAATGAAGAAAAACAAAGCTTTAAAACTGTTGCTAAAAAATTATTTTCATCAATTCCTTTTTGCACTTACATCATTTTGTTTTTCTTATCTTTATTTCATATTGCAATTCCTACACAAATTTTAACAGTTACTAGTATTGCTGGTAATGCTAATGCTTTTTTAGCAATGTTAATGATTGGAATTTTATTGGAAATAAAATTAGATTTATCACAAATCAGACTGATTAAAAAAATACTTTTAAACCGCTATGCAGTTACTTTGGGGTTATCCTTATTTGTATATTTTATTTTACCAATTGATTTAACTGTTAAAAAAATGATTATTTTATGCTTATGTTCGCCAATATCAGCTGTTGCCCCAGTTTTCTCAAATCGTTTAGGAAGTCGTTCCCCAGTTCCTTCAGCAATCAACTCTTTAAGTATTATTATTAGTATTTTTATTATGACGATTTTAATCTTATTTATGGTTTAA
- a CDS encoding manganese efflux pump, whose protein sequence is MHIFSAVLYAVSANIDALSIGIAYGIKKTHINHQKNFMIAFITMIGTYGAMRFGHFLTNYISLSLADFLGSSLLLLIGIYTVVKSLKECDEIIVTNHLSAVKNISLKETLVLSLVLTINNVALGIGASITGMPELITSLTTFVCSYVFIGTGQKFKRLNFKGKYADIISGIILIILGLYELTI, encoded by the coding sequence ATGCATATATTTTCAGCAGTTCTCTATGCTGTATCCGCGAATATCGATGCTCTAAGCATCGGAATAGCTTATGGGATCAAAAAAACACATATTAATCATCAAAAAAATTTTATGATTGCATTTATTACAATGATCGGTACTTATGGTGCAATGCGCTTTGGACATTTTTTAACTAATTATATTTCTTTATCATTGGCAGACTTTTTAGGAAGCAGTCTGTTACTATTAATAGGAATCTATACTGTTGTTAAGTCATTGAAAGAGTGTGATGAAATCATTGTTACTAATCATTTATCAGCAGTAAAAAATATTTCTTTAAAAGAAACTTTAGTCTTATCATTGGTTTTAACCATTAATAATGTAGCTTTAGGAATTGGTGCAAGTATTACTGGAATGCCGGAGTTGATTACTTCTTTAACAACCTTTGTTTGTAGTTATGTTTTTATTGGAACTGGTCAAAAATTTAAGCGATTAAATTTTAAGGGAAAATACGCTGATATAATCTCAGGAATTATTTTAATTATCCTTGGTTTGTATGAATTGACAATCTAA
- the mnmG gene encoding tRNA uridine-5-carboxymethylaminomethyl(34) synthesis enzyme MnmG, translating to MYDIIVVGGGHAGIEAALAPARMNQKTVLVTSNFDNVGSLPCNTSIGGPAKGIIVREIDALGGQMPKTADKTYLQMKMLNTAKGPGVQSLRAQADKKVYPRYMQEVLKKQENLDIIEGMVEDLIVEDNCVKGVILDNGQTIEGRMVILTTGTYLKAEILCGDQKHASGPDQQKESKYLSEKLANLGMRIQRLKTGTPPRVEINSVDYSKTSLQPGTDANLAFSYQTNEFIPIEEQTPCYLTYTNEKTHQIIRDNLHRSSMYSGIVKGIGPRYCPSIEDKIVKFSDKPQHQIFLEPESAEMDTIYVQGFSTSLPHDVQEEMIRTIPGLENCKILKYAYAIEYDAIDPLQLWPSLETKIIKNLFTAGQINGTSGYEEAAGQGLIAGINATLKNQGKEPLILKRDEAYIGVMIDDLVTKGTDEPYRMLTSRAEYRLLIRHDNADERLMKYGHDVGLVSDQIYQAYLDKMSEIFAEIDRLDTIRFTPKHEINDALEHFGSARLTEGISAKELIKRPELTYEKILPYVEAPKLSEEQRKRVTILIKYKGYIDKARRQADKQVKMEEKKIPADIDYEDISNLALEAKQKLSKIRPLTIGQASRISGINPADISVLLIYLKQKYNEE from the coding sequence ATGTACGATATTATAGTAGTCGGTGGTGGGCACGCAGGAATTGAGGCAGCGTTGGCACCAGCGAGAATGAATCAGAAAACAGTTTTAGTTACTTCTAACTTTGATAATGTTGGAAGCCTTCCTTGTAATACATCAATCGGGGGACCAGCTAAAGGAATTATTGTCCGGGAAATAGATGCATTAGGAGGACAAATGCCTAAAACTGCTGATAAAACCTACTTACAAATGAAAATGTTAAACACCGCTAAAGGTCCAGGGGTTCAATCTTTACGGGCTCAAGCTGATAAAAAAGTATATCCTCGATATATGCAAGAAGTATTAAAAAAACAGGAGAATCTTGATATCATTGAGGGAATGGTAGAGGATTTGATTGTTGAAGATAATTGTGTAAAAGGAGTTATTTTGGATAATGGCCAAACTATTGAAGGAAGGATGGTTATCTTAACAACTGGTACATATCTAAAAGCAGAGATTTTATGTGGTGATCAAAAGCATGCAAGTGGTCCTGATCAGCAGAAAGAATCAAAATATTTATCAGAAAAATTAGCTAATTTAGGGATGCGGATTCAACGGCTTAAGACGGGAACACCACCTCGAGTAGAGATTAATAGTGTTGATTACTCAAAGACAAGTTTACAGCCAGGAACTGATGCTAATTTGGCATTTAGTTATCAAACTAATGAGTTTATTCCTATTGAAGAACAAACACCATGTTATCTGACTTACACTAATGAAAAAACTCATCAGATTATTCGTGATAATCTACATCGTTCAAGTATGTACAGTGGTATTGTGAAAGGAATTGGACCACGCTATTGCCCATCGATTGAAGATAAGATTGTTAAATTTTCGGATAAACCACAACATCAAATCTTCTTGGAACCTGAATCAGCAGAGATGGATACGATTTATGTGCAAGGTTTTTCAACTTCATTACCACATGATGTTCAAGAAGAAATGATTCGGACTATCCCAGGATTAGAAAATTGTAAGATTTTAAAGTATGCTTATGCAATTGAGTATGATGCTATAGATCCACTACAATTATGGCCATCATTGGAAACAAAAATAATTAAAAATCTATTTACTGCTGGTCAAATTAATGGAACAAGTGGATATGAAGAAGCGGCAGGTCAAGGTTTGATTGCAGGAATTAATGCAACTTTAAAAAATCAAGGAAAAGAGCCATTGATTTTAAAACGCGATGAGGCTTATATTGGGGTAATGATTGATGATTTAGTGACTAAAGGAACTGATGAGCCATACCGAATGTTGACAAGTAGAGCTGAGTACCGTTTATTGATTCGTCATGATAATGCAGATGAAAGACTAATGAAGTATGGACATGATGTGGGATTAGTAAGTGATCAAATATACCAGGCTTATCTTGATAAAATGTCAGAAATTTTTGCAGAAATTGATCGTTTGGATACGATTCGTTTTACTCCTAAACATGAGATCAATGATGCTTTGGAGCATTTTGGTTCAGCACGTTTAACGGAAGGCATTAGTGCTAAAGAATTAATCAAAAGGCCAGAATTAACATATGAAAAAATCTTACCATATGTTGAAGCTCCAAAACTAAGTGAAGAACAACGTAAACGGGTGACTATTTTAATTAAATATAAGGGATATATTGATAAGGCTCGACGTCAGGCTGACAAGCAAGTCAAAATGGAAGAAAAGAAAATTCCGGCAGATATTGATTATGAAGATATTAGCAATTTAGCATTAGAAGCAAAGCAAAAGTTATCAAAAATTCGGCCACTAACGATTGGACAGGCATCACGTATTTCCGGAATCAATCCTGCGGATATATCCGTTTTATTAATCTATTTAAAACAGAAATATAATGAGGAATAG
- the rsmG gene encoding 16S rRNA (guanine(527)-N(7))-methyltransferase RsmG, translating to MNELEFIKQLETKGITLTPQQVNQFKQYFKILVEWNEKMNLTAITDEEGVYLKHFYDSLTIAFDFDFTDQNIVDVGAGAGFPSVPLKIVYPELKITIVDSLTKRITFLNHLFKELNLSNCQAISARAEDYAKDHRQKCDIVMARAVARLNILDELCLPLVKVGGYFLALKGLKATEELEEAGKGIVLLGGQVEKSIDFTLTNDNHRSNIIIKKVRDTPAKYPRMFGKIKKQPL from the coding sequence ATGAATGAATTAGAATTCATTAAACAATTAGAAACTAAAGGAATTACTTTAACCCCCCAACAAGTCAATCAATTTAAACAATATTTTAAGATATTGGTTGAATGGAATGAAAAAATGAATTTAACAGCAATTACTGATGAAGAAGGGGTTTATTTAAAACATTTTTATGATTCATTAACGATTGCTTTTGATTTTGATTTTACTGATCAAAATATTGTTGATGTGGGTGCTGGGGCAGGATTTCCTAGTGTACCATTAAAAATTGTATATCCTGAGTTAAAAATTACTATAGTTGATTCACTAACAAAAAGAATCACATTCTTAAATCATTTATTTAAAGAGTTAAATTTAAGTAATTGTCAAGCTATTAGCGCAAGAGCAGAAGATTATGCTAAAGATCATCGCCAAAAATGTGATATTGTTATGGCGCGCGCAGTAGCCCGTTTAAATATTCTTGATGAGCTGTGCTTACCTTTAGTGAAAGTAGGAGGATACTTTTTAGCCCTTAAAGGGTTAAAGGCTACGGAAGAATTAGAGGAAGCTGGTAAGGGCATTGTTTTGTTAGGTGGTCAAGTGGAAAAATCAATTGATTTTACTTTAACAAATGATAATCATCGAAGTAATATCATTATAAAAAAGGTAAGGGATACTCCAGCCAAATATCCACGAATGTTTGGAAAAATAAAAAAACAACCCCTATAG
- the noc gene encoding nucleoid occlusion protein codes for MLEKVYKQIDIEKISANENQPRTVFDDEKIEELAASIKENGLIQPIIVRKYNRGYQIVAGERRYRASKLAGLKTVPCVIKDIDDKQVDTLAIIENIQRENLSPIEEANAYKTLIDTYDMNQTELANKVGKKQSTIANKLRLLKLSDDVKHALKSKQITERHARAMIGLEADKQQTVLQEVLKKSLNVKQTESLISKPVKTKPKNKKGPTKVSRNFKIAINTINQATELIQKSGIEVISETEEADDEYIITLRVKK; via the coding sequence ATGTTAGAGAAAGTATATAAACAAATTGATATTGAAAAAATTTCAGCGAATGAAAATCAACCAAGAACTGTTTTTGATGATGAAAAGATTGAGGAATTAGCAGCTTCAATCAAAGAGAATGGTTTGATCCAGCCGATTATTGTACGTAAATATAATCGTGGATATCAAATTGTTGCAGGAGAACGTCGTTATCGAGCAAGTAAGTTAGCAGGATTAAAAACAGTGCCTTGCGTTATTAAAGATATTGATGATAAACAAGTTGATACATTAGCGATCATTGAAAATATTCAGCGTGAAAACTTATCACCGATCGAGGAAGCCAATGCATATAAAACATTGATTGATACATATGATATGAATCAAACCGAATTAGCTAATAAAGTAGGGAAAAAACAGTCGACGATTGCTAATAAATTACGGTTATTAAAGTTATCAGATGATGTTAAACATGCTTTAAAATCAAAACAGATTACAGAGCGCCATGCCCGTGCAATGATTGGCTTGGAAGCTGATAAACAGCAAACGGTATTGCAAGAAGTCTTAAAAAAATCATTAAATGTAAAACAAACAGAGTCTTTGATTAGTAAACCAGTTAAAACAAAACCTAAAAATAAAAAAGGTCCAACTAAAGTATCTCGTAATTTTAAAATCGCAATCAATACAATCAATCAAGCTACAGAATTGATTCAAAAATCGGGAATTGAAGTTATTAGTGAAACTGAAGAAGCTGACGATGAATATATTATTACATTAAGGGTAAAAAAATAA
- a CDS encoding HD domain-containing protein: MKINDLILAMIDFYQGHPKQIQHLIKVHSFARVIGIDEGLSTQEQERLEVAAIVHDIGIKPAWEKYNSSNGKYQEELGPAEAIKLLNRLNYDEALIERVAYLVGHHHTYSEIDGLDYQILVEADFLVNLFESESEEMAINSAYQKIFKTNMGKRICRTMFMKG, translated from the coding sequence ATGAAGATAAATGATTTAATATTAGCGATGATTGATTTTTATCAAGGGCACCCTAAACAAATTCAGCATTTGATTAAAGTCCACAGCTTTGCTAGAGTAATCGGAATTGATGAGGGGTTATCTACACAAGAACAAGAAAGATTGGAAGTTGCCGCAATTGTTCATGATATTGGAATTAAACCTGCTTGGGAAAAATATAATAGTTCTAATGGTAAGTATCAAGAAGAGTTAGGACCGGCAGAAGCGATTAAGCTGCTAAATCGTTTAAATTATGATGAAGCTTTAATAGAACGAGTTGCTTATCTTGTTGGTCATCATCATACTTATAGTGAAATAGATGGTTTAGATTATCAAATTTTGGTTGAAGCAGATTTTTTAGTTAATCTTTTTGAAAGCGAAAGTGAAGAAATGGCGATTAACAGTGCTTATCAAAAAATCTTTAAAACAAATATGGGAAAAAGAATTTGTAGGACAATGTTTATGAAGGGCTAG
- the spx gene encoding transcriptional regulator Spx yields the protein MIRVYTAPGSQSCRKVIAWLKEHNLSFIEKNIFSSDLHANELREILERCENGTDDILSKNSKIIKSNKIDFDNMKMDELIAFIKANPSILKRPILMDEHRFQVGYNEEEIRTFIPRHQRG from the coding sequence ATGATTCGAGTATATACAGCTCCAGGAAGTCAGTCATGTCGAAAAGTTATTGCCTGGTTAAAAGAGCATAATTTGAGTTTTATTGAAAAAAATATTTTTTCGTCTGATTTGCATGCTAATGAATTACGTGAAATTTTAGAGCGCTGTGAAAACGGAACAGATGATATTCTTTCTAAAAATAGTAAAATAATTAAATCAAATAAAATTGATTTTGATAATATGAAAATGGATGAATTAATCGCCTTCATTAAAGCCAATCCTTCAATTTTAAAAAGACCAATTCTAATGGATGAGCATCGTTTTCAAGTTGGATACAATGAAGAAGAAATAAGAACATTCATTCCTCGTCATCAAAGAGGATAG
- a CDS encoding GNAT family N-acetyltransferase, with product MLIRRAENRDITQINNLLKQVCLVHHKGRPDLFKKGARKYSDDQLMQIIKDDNRPIFVAVDNNEVVLGYVFCIFEQYLDSNILTDVKTLYIDDLCVDENSRGQHIGKQLYEYSKDFAQKSGCYNLTLNVWSCNASAMKFYESCGLKPQKVHMETIFDKS from the coding sequence ATGTTAATTCGTAGAGCAGAAAATAGAGATATTACTCAGATCAATAATTTGTTGAAACAAGTTTGTCTTGTGCATCATAAGGGAAGACCGGATTTATTTAAAAAAGGGGCAAGAAAATATAGTGATGATCAGCTTATGCAAATAATCAAAGATGATAATAGACCAATCTTCGTTGCAGTTGATAATAATGAAGTTGTTTTAGGCTATGTATTTTGTATTTTTGAACAATATTTAGATAGCAATATTTTAACAGATGTAAAAACATTATATATTGATGATCTATGTGTTGATGAAAATTCAAGAGGGCAACATATAGGTAAGCAGCTTTATGAATATTCCAAAGATTTTGCCCAAAAGAGCGGATGTTATAATTTAACACTCAATGTTTGGAGCTGTAATGCATCAGCGATGAAATTTTATGAATCATGTGGACTTAAACCACAGAAAGTTCATATGGAAACAATTTTTGATAAATCGTAA